One Sus scrofa isolate TJ Tabasco breed Duroc chromosome 1, Sscrofa11.1, whole genome shotgun sequence DNA segment encodes these proteins:
- the LOC100156374 gene encoding olfactory receptor 2K2 codes for MQGGNLTNWGFFFLEGFSRYPKLEIALFVFSLVMYLTTLLGNSTLILITILDARLRTPMYLFLGNLSFMDICYTSASVPTLLVNLLSAQKTILFSGCAVQMYLSLAMGSTECVLLAVMAYDRYVAICNPLRYPVIMNRQVCVQMATASWATGSLTALLETSFALQVPLCGNLIDHFTCEILAVLKLACTSSLLMDMILLVVSVLLLPIPMLLICISYVFILSTILRISSAEGRSKAFSTCGAHLTVVILYYGAALSMYLKPSSSGSQERDKIIAFLYGMITPTLNPIIYSLRNKEVKDAVKKMLGKMSSHHTQEHL; via the coding sequence ATGCAAGGAGGAAATCTCACCAATTGgggcttttttttcctggaaggcTTTTCTAGATACCCCAAGTTAGAGATTGCCCTCTTTGTTTTCAGCCTTGTCATGTATCTGACAACCCTCTTGGGCAACAGCACTCTTATTTTAATCACCATCCTAGATGCACGCCTTCGAACCCCCATGTACTTGTTTCTCGGAAATCTCTCTTTCATGGATATTTGTTACACATCTGCTTCTGTTCCCACTTTGCTGGTGAACTTGCTGTCAGCCCAGAAAACGATCCTCTTCTCTGGGTGTGCCGTCCAGATGTACCTGTCCCTTGCCATGGGCTCCACGGAGTGTGTGCTCCTGGCTGTGATGGCATATGACCgttacgtggccatctgcaacccgcTGAGATACCCCGTCATCATGAACAGGCAGGTCTGCGTGCAGATGGCCACGGCCTCCTGGGCGACGGGCTCTCTGACTGCCCTGCTGGAAACCAGCTTTGCCCTGCAGGTCCCGCTGTGTGGGAACCTCATCGATCACTTCACGTGTGAAATTCTGGCCGTGCTGAAGCTGGCTTGCACGAGTTCACTGCTCATGGACATGATCCTGCTGGTGGTCAGCGTGCTTCTCTTGCCCATCCCAATGCTCTTAATTTGCATCTCTTATGTCTTCATCCTTTCCACGATTCTGAGAATCAGCTCAGCAGAGGGAAGAAGCAAAGCCTTTTCTACCTGTGGTGCCCACTTGACCGTGGTGATCTTGTATTATGGGGCTGCCCTGTCCATGTACCTAAAGCCTTCTTCATCAGGCTCACAAGAAAGAGATAAAATCATCGCATTTCTCTATGGAATGATCACCCCTACGCTGAACCCCATAATTTACAGTTTAAGAAACAAGGAAGTCAAAGATGCCGTGAAAAAAATGCTGGGCAAAATGTCCTCGCATCACACACAGGAACATCTCTGA